A genomic window from Prunus persica cultivar Lovell chromosome G2, Prunus_persica_NCBIv2, whole genome shotgun sequence includes:
- the LOC18784618 gene encoding uncharacterized protein LOC18784618 isoform X4: protein MKFRYIGSEYAIVSVLKYDVEDGKIKLLPYYITANFIAEAAGMSLPDHLSVVGVLHQPNSLGNRLLVAYENGLIILWDASEDRVVLVRGSKDLKVKEKTVTSSPKDTRNELSDATEESKQVEKEISALCWASDNGSILAVGYVDGDIMFWDLSTAASTKDQKSEESDNNVAKLQLSSSDRRLPIIVLHWSANMLHKHHRGQLFVYGGDEIGSQEVLTVLSLDWSSGIESLKCISRTDLTLNGSFADMALLPTAAAMESSNALLFILTNQGQLQVYDKGCLSALMSEEQEKTAVRAVQYPMFIPTIEPYMTVAKLALVNTDKECPSALSEQILVGKINAEDTSTTGGTKWPLTGGVPSQLNDAENYHVERVYVAGYQDGSVRIWDVTYPALSLICVLGSEVFMLSQTLVKGIRSTVASATVSALDFCSVSLRLAVGDECGLVRLYKIIGGSDGTRLHFVTTTEKEVHDLQQGKGPQCMAVFSILDSPICILQFANFGGRLAVGFECGRVAMLDISTLSVLFLTDSVSNSSSPVICLAMKSFSDTSSSLQSPEDSESKNLGDPGNGLTFIMTRNGHIVVIDSSSGNMISSWPMHSQKESTAVSMHIIEDGDVLCDVLSEKHSLEVSPRNEAKSDRAQTSADSGSTQLDVEPDTSRETAYFAQRLLNVSVLLCCENTLQLCSLKSVLEGDGNSTQEVDLVKPCCWTTVFKKDGKDGGLIVFYQTGVFEIRSLPNLEVVGELSLMSILRWNFKTNMDKTICSSDHGQIILVNGCELAFLSLLSDENEFRIPGSLPCLHDKVIAAATDVIASLSLNQKQQQVSVPGILGGIIKGLKAGKMEQSMDATANHENFCQTLENLFSSPPFLKPSTAVKDDQKILELNIDDLVINEPVAISSSSSFEKNKNEKKDKGTEKARLFEGAASDTKPKMRTAEEIKAKYRDTGDVAAAAAHARDKLAERQEKLEKLSQNSEELRSGAEDFASMAKELAKRMENRKWWHI, encoded by the exons atgaaattcag GTACATTGGAAGCGAATATGCAATCGTCTCTGTTCTGAAGTATGATGTTGAAGATGGGAAAATTAAGTTATTGCCATATTATATTACTGCGAATTTCATAGCTG AAGCAGCTGGAATGTCATTGCCTGATCATCTTTCTGTTGTTGGAGTTCTCCATCAACCCAATTCTTTGGGAAACAG GCTGCTGGTTGCATATGAAAATGGGTTGATCATTCTCTGGGATGCTTCAGAAGATCGAGTTGTTCTTGTTAGAGGTTCCAAGGACCTaaaagtgaaggaaaaaaCAGTCACTAGTTCTCCAAAAGACACAAGAAATGAGCTTTCTGATGCTACAGAAGAAAGCAAACAGGTGGAGAAAGAGATAAGCGCTCTTTGTTGGGCATCTGATAATGGGTCAATTCTTGCCGTTGGCTATGTAGATGGTGATATAATGTTTTGGGACTTGTCAACTGCTGCCTCTACCAAGGATCAGAAATCTGAAGAATCAGATAACAATGTTGCAAAGCTTCAGTTATCATCAAGTGATAGAAGACTCCCCATAATTGTTTTGCACTGGTCTGCAAATATGTTACATAAACATCATAGGGGCCAACTCTTTGTCTATGGTGGTGATGAAATTGGGTCTCAAGAAGTTCTGACG GTTCTAAGCCTTGATTGGTCTTCAGGAATAGAAAGTCTGAAATGCATAAGCCGTACAGACCTTACACTTAATGGTTCATTCGCAGATATGGCTTTATTACCGACTGCTGCTGCAATGGAGAGTAGCAACGCGTTGCTATTCATTTTGACAAATCAGGGACAACTGCAAGTCTATGACAAGGGTTGCTTGTCTGCTTTAATGTCTGAAGAACAGGAAAAGACTGCTGTTCGAGCAGTGCAGTATCCTATGTTCATACCCACTATTGAGCCATACATGACAGTGGCAAAGCTTGCTCTGGTGAATACAGATAAGGAATGCCCATCAGCTCTGTCTGAG CAAATCTTAGTTGGAAAGATTAATGCGGAGGACACTTCAACGACTGGCGGTACAAAGTGGCCTTTGACTGGTGGTGTTCCCAGCCAGCTTAATGATGCTGAAAATTATCATGTTGAGAGAGTATATGTAGCAGGATACCAAGATGGATCAGTTCGAATATGGGATGTCACATATCCAGCTCTGTCACTTATCTGTGTTCTAGGATCTGAGGTGTTTATGCTGTCACAAACTTTG GTAAAAGGCATCAGATCCACGGTTGCAAGTGCAACAGTATCAGCATTGGATTTTTGTTCTGTTTCCTTACGATTAGCTGTTGGTGATGAATGTGGTCTG GTTCGTCTGTATAAGATCATAGGGGGTTCAGACGGGACAAGATTGCACTTTGTGACAACAACTGAGAAGGAAG TACATGATTTACAACAAGGGAAGGGGCCTCAGTGCATGGCCGTGTTTTCTATTCTTGATTCTCCTATATGCATCCTACAATTTGCAAATTTTGGAGGCAGACTTGCTGTGGGATTTGAATGTGGCCGG GTTGCCATGCTTGATATTAGTACATTGTCAGTTTTGTTTCTTACAGACAGTGTATCCAACTCAAGTTCCCCAGTGATCTGTCTGGCTATGAAATCATTTTCAGATACTAGTAGCTCATTACAGAGTCCAGAGGACTCTGAGTCCAAGAATTTGGGTGATCCAGGAAATGGATTGACATTCATTATGACCAGAAATGGACATATTGTTGTTATTGACAGTTCCTCTGGCAATATGATTAGCTCTTGGCCAATGCATTCACAAAAGGAGTCTACTGCAGTTTCAATGCACATTATTG AGGATGGCGATGTTTTATGCGATGTGTTGAGTGAAAAACATTCGTTGGAAGTATCTCCAAGGAATGAAGCAAAAAGCGATCGTGCACAAACCAGTGCTGACTCTGGAAGTACACAGCTTGATGTTGAACCGGACACCTCCAGAGAAACTGCATATTTTGCGCAGAGATTATTGAACGTATCTGTTTTACTTTGTTGTGAGAACACATTACAGTTGTGCTCATTGAAGTCTGTTCTTGAG GGTGACGGTAACTCCACTCAAGAGGTCGATCTTGTAAAACCATGTTGTTGGACTACAGTCTTCAAGAAAGATGGGAAAGATGGTGGACTGATTGTATTCTATCAAACAGGAGTCTTTGAAATAAG GTCTTTGCCAAATCTTGAAGTGGTGGGAGAATTGTCATTAATGTCAATTCTAAGATGGAACTTCAAGACCAACATGGACAAGACAATATGTTCCTCTGATCATGGGCAAATTATTCTG gTAAATGGGTGTGAATTAGCTTTTCTATCTCTTTTGTCCGATGAAAATGAATTCAg GATTCCGGGGTCGTTGCCTTGTCTTCATGATAAAGTGATTGCAGCTGCTACAGATGTCATCGCCAGTTTATCTCTTAACCAGAAACAG CAACAGGTTAGTGTCCCTGGGATTTTAGGTGGTATCATTAAGGGCTTAAAAGCTGGTAAAATGGAGCAAAGCATGGACGCAACTGCAAATCATGAGAACTTTTGTCAAACTTTAGAGAACTTATTTTCAAGTCCTCCATTCTTGAAACCTTCCACAGCTGTGAAGGATGACCAAAAAATTCTGGAACTTAATATAG ATGATCTTGTAATTAATGAACCTGTTGCTatctcatcttcatcttcattcgaaaagaacaagaatgaaaagaaag ACAAGGGAACAGAGAAGGCGAGATTATTTGAAGGCGCAGCTAGTgacacaaaaccaaaaatgagGACAGCTGAAGAAATCAAGGCTAAATACAGAGATACTGGG GATGTCGCTGCAGCGGCAGCACATGCAAGAGATAAGCTTGCAGAACGTCAAGAGAAACTTGAG AAGCTCAGCCAAAACTCAGAAGAACTGCGAAGCGGAGCAGAGGACTTCGCATCAATGGCAAAAGAACTCGCCAAAAGAATGGAAAACCGTAAATGGTGGCACATTTAG